From a region of the Haloferax volcanii DS2 genome:
- a CDS encoding fibrillarin-like rRNA/tRNA 2'-O-methyltransferase, which produces MSDDGSAADAALPDGVERRTFGGRERLSTRGEPVYGEPVDSDGWRAWDAGRSKLGAMLELGMDTGLVGGESVLYLGAASGTTVSHVADFAGPTYAVEFAPRPVRDLVGVAEDRDNLFPLLKDARDPDSYAHVVEAGIDCLVMDVATRGQATVAVRNRQFLADDGRLLMAVKARSEDVTAEPDDVFDDVIAELDSAYELLETARLDRFHADHLGIVARPK; this is translated from the coding sequence ATGAGCGACGACGGCTCCGCCGCCGACGCCGCTCTCCCCGACGGCGTCGAACGCCGGACGTTCGGCGGCCGCGAGCGCCTCTCGACGCGGGGCGAACCGGTCTACGGCGAACCCGTCGATTCCGACGGCTGGCGCGCGTGGGACGCCGGGCGTTCGAAGCTCGGCGCGATGCTTGAACTCGGCATGGACACGGGCCTCGTCGGCGGCGAGTCGGTGCTCTACCTCGGGGCCGCCTCGGGGACGACCGTCTCGCACGTCGCCGACTTCGCCGGGCCGACCTACGCCGTGGAGTTCGCGCCGCGACCCGTCCGCGACCTCGTCGGCGTCGCCGAGGACCGCGACAACCTCTTTCCGCTTCTGAAGGACGCGCGCGACCCCGACTCCTACGCGCACGTCGTCGAAGCCGGCATCGATTGCCTCGTCATGGACGTGGCGACCCGCGGGCAGGCGACCGTCGCCGTCCGCAACCGACAGTTCCTCGCGGACGACGGCCGACTCCTGATGGCCGTCAAGGCGCGCAGCGAGGACGTGACTGCGGAGCCGGACGACGTGTTCGACGACGTGATCGCTGAACTCGACTCGGCGTACGAACTCCTCGAAACCGCCCGCCTCGACCGCTTCCACGCGGACCACCTCGGTATCGTCGCCCGGCCGAAGTAG